Proteins from a genomic interval of Mesobacillus sp. S13:
- a CDS encoding YuzB family protein, with translation MIKPIIEFCISNLASGSQAARAELERDPDLDVIEYGCLGYCGKCAMSMFALVNGDPVVGDTPEELVENVYKYLDENPMF, from the coding sequence ATGATTAAGCCAATCATTGAATTCTGTATCAGCAATCTTGCCAGCGGTTCTCAGGCTGCGAGGGCAGAGCTTGAGCGTGATCCTGACCTTGATGTCATCGAATACGGTTGCCTTGGTTATTGTGGGAAATGCGCGATGTCAATGTTTGCGCTTGTAAACGGCGACCCGGTAGTGGGAGACACCCCTGAAGAACTAGTAGAAAATGTTTATAAATACCTGGATGAAAATCCAATGTTTTAA
- a CDS encoding YuzD family protein, translated as MERKEVEIVVYGAEVLCPSCVNLPSSKETYEWLEAAISRKYADQPFQIVYVDIHNPPEEEAKKEFAEKVIEEDMFYPVVLLEGKIVGEGNPKLKTIYAELEKYGYVSA; from the coding sequence ATGGAACGCAAAGAGGTAGAAATCGTCGTTTACGGTGCAGAAGTATTATGCCCAAGCTGTGTGAACCTGCCATCATCAAAAGAAACATATGAATGGCTTGAAGCTGCCATCAGCCGCAAATACGCAGACCAGCCATTCCAAATTGTTTATGTTGATATCCATAACCCTCCAGAAGAGGAAGCAAAAAAGGAATTCGCCGAAAAAGTAATCGAAGAAGACATGTTTTATCCCGTCGTCCTGCTCGAAGGCAAGATCGTCGGTGAAGGGAACCCGAAATTGAAAACCATTTACGCAGAATTAGAGAAATACGGCTACGTTTCCGCGTAA
- a CDS encoding YuiA family protein, producing MKMHTHDSKECPYCSGKGYFQLLLGGSETCTCCSGSGKSKK from the coding sequence ATGAAAATGCACACTCATGATTCAAAGGAATGTCCATACTGCTCTGGTAAAGGCTATTTCCAACTGTTGCTTGGCGGTTCAGAAACATGCACATGCTGCAGCGGGTCAGGTAAGTCAAAAAAATAA
- a CDS encoding NAD(P)/FAD-dependent oxidoreductase, producing MKEDQKVYDITIIGGGPAGLFTAFYGGMRQASVKIIESLPQLGGQLSALYPEKYIYDVAGFPKVRAQELINNLKEQMAKFEPTTALEQSVEKLEKLEDGTIKLTTDKEVHYTKTVIITAGNGAFQPRRLELESAAQYEGKNLHYFIDDLNQFAGQKVAVLGGGDSAVDWALMLEPIAEQVTIVHRRDKFRAHEHSVENLQNSKVDIKTPYVPTELIGDGNAISQIVLKDANGEDSVAVDVDAVICNFGFVSSLGPIKEWGIEIEKNSIVVNSKMETNIPGVYAAGDICTYEGKVKLIATGFGEAPTAVNNAKSYMDPKAKTQPLHSSSMFK from the coding sequence GTGAAAGAAGATCAAAAAGTTTATGACATCACGATTATCGGCGGGGGGCCTGCTGGTCTGTTCACTGCTTTCTACGGCGGAATGAGACAAGCATCTGTTAAAATCATTGAAAGTTTGCCGCAATTAGGCGGGCAATTATCAGCACTTTATCCTGAAAAGTACATATATGATGTTGCCGGTTTTCCAAAGGTTCGTGCCCAGGAGCTGATCAACAATCTGAAAGAGCAAATGGCGAAATTCGAGCCGACTACTGCTCTTGAGCAATCCGTTGAAAAGCTGGAAAAACTGGAAGACGGAACAATTAAGCTCACTACTGATAAAGAAGTTCACTATACAAAAACAGTCATCATCACAGCAGGAAACGGTGCATTCCAGCCTCGCAGACTGGAACTTGAAAGCGCTGCCCAATACGAAGGCAAAAATCTGCACTATTTTATCGACGACTTAAACCAATTCGCTGGCCAAAAAGTTGCGGTATTAGGCGGAGGCGATTCTGCTGTTGACTGGGCATTGATGCTTGAGCCAATCGCTGAACAAGTAACGATTGTCCACCGACGCGACAAGTTCCGCGCCCATGAGCACAGTGTCGAAAACCTGCAAAACTCAAAGGTTGATATCAAGACACCTTATGTGCCAACAGAACTGATCGGCGACGGCAATGCAATCAGCCAAATCGTTCTTAAGGACGCAAATGGGGAAGATTCTGTAGCCGTTGATGTTGACGCAGTTATCTGCAACTTTGGTTTCGTTTCATCTCTTGGACCAATCAAGGAATGGGGCATTGAAATCGAAAAGAATTCCATCGTCGTCAATTCGAAAATGGAAACGAATATCCCAGGCGTTTATGCGGCAGGCGATATTTGCACATACGAAGGCAAAGTCAAGCTGATCGCAACAGGATTTGGTGAAGCTCCGACAGCTGTCAACAATGCAAAATCCTACATGGATCCAAAAGCGAAGACACAGCCGCTTCACAGTTCTTCAATGTTTAAATAA
- a CDS encoding YuiB family protein, producing the protein MMTVVTLIISMLLFFVLFFGIGFLLNMLLRMSWIMAIIYPLIAIFIIDKYPFIDYFRNSGEAFSDLGQRLTHLAMADVLILSSGMAGAILAGIVIRLLRKKGYQMF; encoded by the coding sequence ATGATGACGGTTGTCACACTGATCATTTCGATGTTATTGTTTTTTGTCCTGTTCTTTGGGATTGGATTTTTATTGAATATGCTGCTGCGGATGTCATGGATCATGGCGATCATTTATCCATTGATTGCGATTTTCATTATTGATAAATATCCGTTCATCGACTATTTCAGAAATAGCGGTGAAGCCTTCAGTGATCTTGGTCAGCGCCTTACACATTTGGCAATGGCAGATGTGCTGATTCTAAGCAGCGGGATGGCTGGTGCGATTTTGGCTGGAATAGTCATCAGACTGTTGCGAAAAAAGGGATATCAAATGTTCTGA
- a CDS encoding NAD(P)/FAD-dependent oxidoreductase — translation MKNLVILGGGYGGMRVLHKLLPNDLPEDVSITLIDRVPYHCLKTEYYALAAGTISDQHIRVSFPEHDRLQLKYAEVTAINLEDRKVELQGDESVQFDDLIIGLGCEDKYHNVPGADQFTYSIQSIEKSRATYQALNNLPAGSTVSIVGAGLSGVELASELAESRKDLKIKLFDRGNHILSAFSERLSTYVENWFDNHNVEIINNANITEVQKNVLYNHDEPIVCDAIVWTAGIQANRLVREMDVEQDGMGRAVVTPQHNLPGYENVYIVGDCASLPHAPSAQLAEGQAEQIVQVLQKRWKGEEPPESFPPIKLKGVIGSLGKKHGFGLVAERPITGRVARLLKSGILWMYKYHNG, via the coding sequence ATGAAAAATCTCGTTATTCTTGGCGGCGGCTATGGCGGCATGCGCGTCCTTCATAAATTGCTGCCGAATGACCTGCCGGAAGATGTATCAATCACGCTGATTGACCGTGTTCCATACCACTGTTTAAAAACAGAATACTATGCCCTGGCTGCAGGTACGATTTCCGACCAGCATATCCGGGTTTCCTTTCCTGAGCACGATCGACTTCAGTTAAAATATGCTGAAGTCACTGCCATCAATCTTGAGGATCGCAAGGTGGAGCTGCAGGGTGATGAGTCCGTTCAGTTCGATGACCTTATTATCGGACTTGGCTGTGAAGATAAATATCACAATGTCCCAGGAGCTGACCAATTCACATACAGCATCCAATCCATTGAAAAGTCCCGAGCAACCTATCAGGCACTGAACAATTTGCCAGCAGGTTCAACCGTTTCAATCGTCGGCGCAGGATTAAGCGGTGTTGAGCTTGCGAGCGAATTGGCGGAAAGCCGCAAAGACTTGAAAATAAAGCTTTTCGATCGTGGAAACCATATTCTTTCCGCCTTCTCTGAGCGCCTGAGCACATATGTGGAAAATTGGTTTGATAATCACAATGTTGAAATCATCAACAATGCGAATATCACGGAAGTTCAGAAAAACGTCCTCTACAATCACGATGAGCCGATTGTCTGCGATGCGATTGTATGGACAGCTGGAATTCAGGCTAATCGACTTGTCCGCGAAATGGACGTTGAGCAAGACGGCATGGGCCGCGCTGTAGTCACTCCGCAGCATAATCTGCCAGGCTATGAAAATGTTTATATCGTCGGTGATTGCGCAAGCCTGCCTCACGCACCAAGTGCGCAGCTTGCAGAAGGACAGGCAGAACAGATCGTCCAAGTGTTGCAAAAACGCTGGAAAGGTGAAGAACCGCCGGAGTCATTCCCGCCGATCAAGCTGAAAGGTGTCATCGGTTCACTCGGCAAAAAGCACGGCTTCGGCCTTGTCGCCGAACGCCCGATAACAGGCCGCGTCGCACGCTTGCTGAAGTCAGGGATCTTGTGGATGTATAAATATCATAATGGATGA
- a CDS encoding DUF2225 domain-containing protein, which yields MTQLVPLYDKKYTCSMCENSFTTKKVRSRFVKVIRFDTDFAPLYANGYENPNFYYINVCPDCGYSFTDDFSSYFPPGAKQVIQEKICSQWVPHNYGEERTIQVAVNTFKLAAYSSMLKKEKHIVTAGLYIRIAWLYRTTDNHDQEMRFLKLALKEYTESYSTGDYKGTQVSELRLMYLIGELSRRVGQTQDAVRFFSRVIEKQRQSVEPQIVELAKERWQEMREEQTVGGT from the coding sequence ATGACTCAACTAGTACCTCTTTATGATAAAAAGTACACATGCTCAATGTGTGAAAACTCCTTCACGACAAAGAAGGTCCGCTCCCGTTTTGTAAAAGTCATCCGCTTCGATACTGACTTCGCCCCTTTGTATGCCAATGGTTATGAAAATCCGAATTTTTACTATATCAATGTCTGCCCTGACTGTGGCTATTCCTTCACCGACGACTTCAGCAGTTATTTTCCGCCAGGAGCTAAACAAGTCATCCAGGAAAAAATCTGCAGCCAATGGGTCCCTCATAACTATGGTGAAGAGCGGACAATCCAGGTGGCAGTAAATACCTTCAAACTTGCAGCCTATAGTTCGATGCTAAAAAAAGAAAAGCATATAGTAACAGCCGGCCTGTACATCCGGATTGCCTGGCTCTATCGCACAACCGATAACCACGATCAGGAAATGCGCTTTTTAAAACTTGCCCTTAAGGAGTATACGGAGTCATACAGCACCGGCGACTATAAAGGGACACAAGTATCCGAACTGCGCCTCATGTACCTGATTGGCGAACTCTCCAGAAGAGTCGGACAAACACAGGATGCCGTGCGATTTTTCTCAAGAGTCATCGAAAAGCAAAGACAATCTGTCGAACCGCAAATAGTCGAACTTGCCAAGGAACGCTGGCAGGAGATGCGGGAAGAGCAAACGGTTGGAGGCACCTAA
- a CDS encoding NUDIX domain-containing protein, giving the protein MGKRENVWLGVAGVVISEDGSWLVVKKRYGGLKGSWSLPAGFVDEGETANQAVLRKVFEETGVECTVAGLLGLRTGVIRESISDNMLVFLLSPLTGQKVKVEESELYDARFMLPEELEADPATSLLLHYLISKPIDQVVAGKAGLDPGEQFHYSAYQLFL; this is encoded by the coding sequence ATGGGGAAACGTGAAAATGTCTGGCTTGGTGTGGCTGGTGTTGTGATTTCGGAAGATGGTAGCTGGCTTGTTGTCAAAAAGCGGTATGGGGGCTTGAAAGGCAGCTGGTCTCTGCCTGCTGGATTTGTAGATGAAGGGGAAACGGCCAATCAGGCAGTACTCAGGAAAGTTTTTGAAGAAACTGGTGTGGAATGTACGGTTGCCGGACTTCTTGGATTGCGAACTGGAGTGATACGTGAATCCATCAGTGATAATATGCTTGTTTTTCTGCTGTCCCCATTGACAGGTCAAAAAGTCAAGGTGGAAGAAAGTGAGCTGTATGATGCCAGGTTCATGCTGCCTGAAGAACTGGAAGCAGATCCTGCTACTTCGCTGCTTCTCCACTATCTTATAAGTAAACCAATTGACCAAGTTGTGGCCGGAAAGGCTGGTCTGGATCCAGGAGAGCAATTTCATTATAGTGCATATCAATTATTTTTATAA
- a CDS encoding HesB/IscA family protein, with protein sequence MDNIVILTEEAALQVKDMMKQNETEDAYLRVSVKGGGCSGLSYGMGFAHEVEAGDTQLEQHGIKILVDKESAPVLNGTKISYKQSLMGGGFTIDNPNAIASCGCGSSFKTATNAGTPEDC encoded by the coding sequence ATGGATAACATTGTGATTCTAACTGAAGAAGCTGCATTGCAGGTTAAAGATATGATGAAGCAAAATGAGACAGAGGATGCGTATCTTCGCGTTTCTGTAAAAGGCGGCGGCTGCAGTGGCCTTTCTTACGGCATGGGTTTCGCTCATGAAGTGGAAGCTGGCGACACTCAGCTGGAGCAGCATGGCATCAAAATCCTTGTGGATAAGGAAAGCGCGCCAGTCCTGAATGGGACGAAAATCAGCTATAAGCAATCGTTGATGGGTGGCGGCTTCACAATCGACAACCCGAACGCAATCGCCTCATGCGGCTGCGGTTCTAGTTTTAAAACAGCAACGAATGCTGGAACACCTGAAGATTGCTAA
- a CDS encoding NAD(P)/FAD-dependent oxidoreductase: MRKPKIVILGAGYGGLMTATRLQKAVGVNEADIVLINKNDYHYETTWLHEASAGTLHHDKVRYDVRDVIDRHKVEFVQGSVEEIKLEEKRVILDSGDVVYDYLVIALGAEPETFGIKGLKEYAFSIVNVNSARQIREHIEYQFATYNTEAEKKDERLTIVVGGAGFTGIEFLGELTNRVPELCREYDVDYHKVKIVCVEAAPMVLPGFDPELVNYAVATLEKKGVEFRIGTAIKEATPEGIIVAKGEEEVEEIKAGTVVWAAGVRGNSVIEKSGIEAMRGRVKVQPDLRLPGSENVFIVGDCSLIINEEINRPYPPTAQIAMQQGEVCARNLAALVRGKSELETFTPDIKGTVCSLGEDDAIGVAFGKKMVGTKASFMKKMIDNRALYMIGGPSMVLKKGKFNIL, from the coding sequence TTGAGAAAGCCAAAGATCGTAATCTTAGGAGCAGGATACGGGGGATTAATGACAGCTACCCGTTTACAAAAAGCTGTTGGAGTAAACGAGGCTGACATTGTCCTTATCAACAAAAATGATTACCACTACGAAACTACATGGCTGCATGAAGCATCAGCAGGAACTTTGCACCATGACAAAGTCCGTTATGATGTACGTGATGTAATTGATCGCCATAAGGTTGAGTTCGTCCAGGGTTCTGTTGAAGAAATCAAGCTGGAGGAAAAACGAGTCATTCTTGATAGTGGCGACGTCGTATATGATTACCTAGTCATCGCACTTGGTGCTGAACCTGAAACTTTTGGTATTAAAGGCTTGAAGGAGTATGCTTTCTCTATCGTAAATGTCAACTCAGCCAGACAAATCCGTGAGCATATCGAGTATCAATTTGCAACTTACAATACTGAAGCAGAAAAGAAAGATGAGCGCCTGACAATCGTCGTTGGCGGTGCAGGCTTCACAGGAATCGAATTCCTTGGTGAGCTGACAAACCGAGTTCCTGAGCTTTGCCGTGAATATGATGTCGATTATCATAAGGTAAAAATCGTATGTGTGGAAGCTGCACCAATGGTTCTGCCTGGATTCGATCCAGAGCTTGTGAACTATGCGGTTGCTACGCTTGAGAAAAAAGGTGTGGAATTCCGCATCGGTACGGCAATCAAAGAAGCGACTCCAGAAGGCATCATTGTTGCCAAAGGCGAAGAAGAAGTGGAAGAAATCAAAGCTGGCACAGTGGTATGGGCTGCTGGTGTCCGCGGAAACTCTGTCATCGAAAAATCAGGCATTGAAGCAATGCGCGGCCGCGTGAAAGTCCAGCCTGACCTTCGCTTGCCGGGATCTGAAAATGTATTCATCGTCGGTGACTGCTCATTGATCATCAATGAAGAAATTAACCGACCATATCCTCCGACTGCACAAATCGCGATGCAGCAGGGTGAGGTTTGTGCAAGGAATCTTGCAGCGCTAGTTCGCGGCAAATCCGAGCTTGAGACTTTCACTCCAGATATCAAGGGAACAGTATGTTCTCTTGGTGAAGATGACGCAATCGGCGTGGCATTCGGCAAGAAAATGGTTGGTACAAAAGCTTCCTTCATGAAAAAAATGATCGACAACCGTGCGCTATACATGATCGGCGGTCCTTCTATGGTCCTTAAAAAAGGTAAATTCAATATTTTATAA